The genomic stretch GAAGTGGGAGAGGGGTGTCCTGTTGCCGTGATGGCGGGGCCGTGTTCGGTGGAGAACAGGGACCAGATAATCGAGACCGCCCGTGCCGTAAAAAGTGCAGGCGCGGTCGCACTCCGCGGCGGCGCGTTCAAGCCCAGGACATCGCCGTACAGCTTCCAGGGACTCGGAGAAGAAGGCTTGAAACTCCTTATGGAAGCCAAAAAGGACACCGGACTTCCTATTATCACGGAAGCAATGGATACAAGGGACGTGGACCTTATCGCAAAATATGCCGACGTGATACAGATCGGCGCGAGGAACATGCAGAATTTCAATCTGTTAAAAGAAGTCGGAAAGACTTCAAAGCCCGTCCTGCTTAAACGCGGGCTGTCGGCCACGATCGAAGACCTTCTCATGTCAGCTGAATACATAATGAAGGAAGGCAACAATGCGGTGATGCTTTGCGAAAGAGGGATAAGGACCTTTGAGACATACACAAGGAACACTTTGGACCTGAGCGCCGTTGCCGCGATA from Candidatus Saganbacteria bacterium encodes the following:
- the aroF gene encoding 3-deoxy-7-phosphoheptulonate synthase, whose protein sequence is MIIVMKPGASDTEINHVIDKLKGYGFGTHVSKGVEQTIIGAIGDKTTLQIETVTVLPGVSKIIPVRKPYKLVSREFHPADTLVKIGRKFEVGEGCPVAVMAGPCSVENRDQIIETARAVKSAGAVALRGGAFKPRTSPYSFQGLGEEGLKLLMEAKKDTGLPIITEAMDTRDVDLIAKYADVIQIGARNMQNFNLLKEVGKTSKPVLLKRGLSATIEDLLMSAEYIMKEGNNAVMLCERGIRTFETYTRNTLDLSAVAAIKELSHLPVIVDPSHAVGKWSLVAAMSKAAVAAGADGLIIEVCPRPEEALSDGAQSLTPENFSKLMKELKTIASAVGRSV